CAGCCAGCTATAAATCCTCACCAATTGGTGCTCATTTCGAACTTCATATTGAACAAGGCCCGATTCTTGAACGGGCGCAGAAGAAGATTGGAGTTGTACAAGGTGTACAGGCTTACAAGTGGTTCACTATTGACATTACTGGACGAGGTATGTGTTTTTTCCAGACGAAGCGTGGCCTTGCTAATTAGTTAGATGCACACACCGGTTCAACTCCTTTCTCTGATAGAGCagatgctcttctcctcgctgCAAGACTCATAACTCACTCACATCGGCTAGCGACCAAGCACAAGGCACTTACATCGACGGGAATTCTCAACCTTACTCCTGGaagcaccaacaccatcccCGGCCACGTCAGCTTCAGTCTTGACATACGATCACCCTCGAACGAGATagttgaagagcttgagaaggaCCTCCGTCGCGATTTCGATCTCTTGGCCAGCGGAACAGACGTGGATGGGTTACTCGCAggctcaacaccagcactTCCTCTCTCCCTCACATGGCGAACAGACACGATCTCAACGGCAACCAAGTTTCACCCAGATTGTATTCAAGCTGTGAGGGATTCTGCCGAGTCTGTTCTCGGGAAAGATGCTGCGGTAGACATTTCGAGCGGTGCTGGTCATGACAGCGTGTACACTAACAAACACTGTCCAACAACTATGATCTTCATCCCATGTAAAGGAGGAGTAAGCCATAACCCGGAAGAGTACTCTACACCTGAGGAGTGCGCTATTGGAGCAGAGGTTTTGTGCCAAGCGGTCGTGCGATATGATCAGAAGAGAGTTCAATAGGTTCACTCATGATaagttgttgctgctgctgcagatACCATGTTAGGAACACTGACCTGACCGCTcaaagcataagagatgaaaaCCTTTGTCTAACTTACGCaacttagactatactctgATGTTATTTATCCATGAACTCAGTTAGTTAGTACAATGTCCAGTCTCTCAACAGTACATTGAATCCCAGTACCTCCCTGATGAGAAGTAATTGCACTGACGAATaccaagctcctcaagaacaaagacgagaGTGAGTATTTCCATATGACGCCATCTTGGAAATGCTCCCAACGCCCTCGAAGTTGGGAGCTGCGAGTTGCAGTATTGTTGACCGAGACATCAATGGCGCAAGACAGTGCATGCACTGTGATCACACTATCCCCTCACAATGAATTGCCCCGctctcaacatcaccaactcctcttctctcatgTCTCTCCTTCGGACCTTCAAACCTCATCGCCTCCACCCTTTGTCAGCAGGatcttcaccatgtctcacAAAACACAAGAACCGGTCATCACAAAAACCTCGGACCTGTCACTCCAAGACGCCAAGTGGATAAcgctcaagaagatcgaaTACGTCGACCAAGTCGGCAAAGAGCGAACATGGGAGGTCGCAACACGAAAGACAAGAGGCAAATCTGGCGTTGATGCTGTAGCAATGGGAaacatcctcctccacccaTCCAAGCCCGCCTCAACTCTGCTCGTCATCCAGTACAGACCACCTCTGGACGCCTACACGATTGAATGGCCCGCTGGGCTCATTGATGCCGAGGAAACAGCCGAAGAAGCAGCTGTCAGAGAATTCAAAGAGGAGACTGGCTATGATTGCAGGGTTTTGAGCGTCAGCCCTGCACAAGCTGCCGATCCCGGAATGACAAACGCCAACATGCAACTGGCAATGGTCGAGGTTCAATTGAGtgagaatgaggaggagCCCGAGCAGAGACTGGATGATGGAGAGCACATTCAACGAGAGATCATTCCTCTTGCTGAACTGTATGAACGTTTGGTCGAGTACTCCAAGCGAGAGCGTACAGTGGTTGCAGCCAAACTCTTCCACTTTGCCGCAGGTATGCATTTTGCTCAGACACAAAAGTATTATTAAGTCAAGATTAGATAGAAATCAATGCGATGAACAGACGGTCCACAGCTTCACAGCCCGTTCAGTTGCAATATGTCCAGTGGCAGCACCTTTTCAAGTTGTCGCTGTTTGCTAAATTTGCTATATTGTTTTTTCCTCCCTGCTCTATGACAATTGATTCCATAGCGAATTGCTGTACATCGTATCCCCGACATCGAGACGGACTACCCAGGAATAGTTACGTAGCGAGAAACGTCGTACGCATGTGATTCATATGATTCATGTAATATCTTCATCTGCACTTATGAATCACGGAGATATCAGATACTGTCACGTATCAATTGAGTGCGCGTGCGCGTGTCCGTGAATCATAAGCACAGACGAATACGTCGCATGAATCATATGAATTACTTGTATACAGTTCTGATTCATAGCCCGAGATATTGTAGTAATCTTAGGTATAAATAAGTCATACATCTACCGTTCAactttgacttctttcttaACTCATTACACTCTTCATACAGTTTGCACTTTGCCGTTTAACTTCAACGTCCCCCTTTACTCTTTACGCTTAAACTGAGATCTATCATTATGTCTCAACAAACTCCCAAtgtcgacaaccttgcccaGCGGCCTGAAGAACTTCTTTTAACTCtgcccccccccccccacCCCCCCGGAAGTCAAGATCATGCCAGATTATTTTAGAACGATGTCCGACAGATCCTGACCGAGCCCAAGCGTCCACCTTCGTCACCTGTCAGTGCTGCCAGTCGAGCCGACAGTTCTGCATCCGTTCTGCAATCCTGCCAAAGTGTAGTCGACAATGCACTCACGGCGCTTATCGCAGTGCCTGAAGAGGgcgacaacagcaccagAAAGCTGATACAACTAGGTCGCCAATGGTGCCGCGATCGACTCAATACCTACCCCGGAGAGCAGAGCGAGAGCGCTACAGACTGCTGGATCCACACAGACAAAACCAGTGGTCCCAATGGAACAGGATACATCAGGGACAACATCGCCTATGCCTGGCGGCGAGCCTGGAGAGAAGATTGGAGAACAGTTCAACATTCATCAAGTTGCCATCGCCAGTACATGCCAGAGGCAGTATCTCGAGCTCtgcagaagagaaaaggaccACGAGGTAAGTCGCTTCGTTCATGATTGTTGCTACAGTAATTTTCAGGTTCAGTTACAATTGCGAGCGAAATTGGCTTCCATTCACACACTTTTGGCATGTTTTACCCTGGAGGTTAGGTACATAGGAGAACTCTTCGGTACACTGCTTATGCCGGTGACCAGAATTGGCCCATCGTTTAGCCTGAGAAAACAGCTTATTTTGGCCTTACCAAACGCTGACCGTCAGCGCCCCAGGTAGATTCAAGTACCCTCATGTAGTCTCTTTATGGTTCAGAACAGTCAACGCTGACATGGGTCGAAGTCCGTGCAAAACGCAACGCAGAGTACAAGATGATTTTCACCGATCGCTTACGTCTGTGCCGAAGCCatcttcccattcttcttgaacccATCGCCACGAACGGTTTTTTTCCCGCGTTAACATATGGATAATGCCGTACCCTCAGTTTCTACGAtaatattttttttattgtaGCTAGACCTGCAAAACTACCTATTAAACTGGCTCACTACTTTGCCAAATCATCGAGGTCGCCTAGCCCAGAACCTTCCTGGCAAGCGCTCACTGACCAAACCATGGATGCAGATAAGGATTCCCTCCAAGACTGTTTTAGTGACGATGATCTCGAAGATCAACTTACCGATGTCCCA
This is a stretch of genomic DNA from Fusarium graminearum PH-1 chromosome 4, whole genome shotgun sequence. It encodes these proteins:
- a CDS encoding beta-alanine synthase, which codes for MATRTSLRHLGCVPRHLFTFRRYISTRDMTATDLKKLKVDQSRLMEALHDTCKWGTGLKWGDKPTDTGMSRLALSDSDKQVRDWFVKTTEDLGCKVTTDSMGNIFAVRPGRKEGPPTLAGSHLDTQPSGGRYDGILGVHAGIEMLKVLQEHDVETEYPVGVVNWTNEEGARFPISMMASGVWAESITQERAHSLKEVAGNATVKSELERIGYLGETPASYKSSPIGAHFELHIEQGPILERAQKKIGVVQGVQAYKWFTIDITGRDAHTGSTPFSDRADALLLAARLITHSHRLATKHKALTSTGILNLTPGSTNTIPGHVSFSLDIRSPSNEIVEELEKDLRRDFDLLASGTDVDGLLAGSTPALPLSLTWRTDTISTATKFHPDCIQAVRDSAESVLGKDAAVDISSGAGHDSVYTNKHCPTTMIFIPCKGGVSHNPEEYSTPEECAIGAEVLCQAVVRYDQKRVQ